Proteins encoded within one genomic window of Streptomyces taklimakanensis:
- the leuA gene encoding 2-isopropylmalate synthase, translating into MSSGSSRVGRPTPITAATVAQQPSGMPIHRYRGYEAVDLPDRTWPEKRITKAPRWLSTDLRDGNQALIDPMSPARKREMFDLLVRMGYKEIEVGFPSSGRTDFDFVRSIIEGGAIPEDVTISVLTQAREDLIERTVESLRGAHRATVHLYNATAPVFRRVVFRGSRDDVKQIAVDGTRLVMEYAEKLLGDETVFGYQYSPEIFTDTELDFALEVCEGVMDVWQPEEGREIILNLPATVERSTPSTHADRFEWMSRNLSRREFVCLSTHPHNDRGTAVAAAELAVMAGADRVEGCLFGQGERTGNVDLVTLGMNLFSQGVDPQIDFSDIDEIRRTAEYCNRMEVHPRHPYAGDLVYTAFSGSHQDAIKKGFEALEAEAAAAGKAVEEIEWAVPYLPIDPKDVGRSYEAVIRVNSQSGKGGVAYVLKNDHKLDLPRRMQIEFSKIIQARTDAEGGEITPAQIWETFHDEYLPTPDNPWGRIQLRAGQTTTDTDGVDTLTVEAAVDGTETVLTGSGNGPISAFFDALAGIGIDARLLDYQEHTMSEGASARAASYIECAIDGKVLWGIGIDPNTTRASLKAIVSAVNRAYR; encoded by the coding sequence ATGAGCAGTGGTTCCTCCCGCGTCGGACGCCCCACGCCCATCACCGCCGCGACCGTCGCCCAACAGCCGTCCGGCATGCCGATCCACCGTTACCGCGGCTACGAGGCCGTCGACCTGCCCGACCGCACCTGGCCCGAGAAGCGGATCACCAAGGCCCCCCGCTGGCTGTCGACCGACCTGCGCGACGGCAACCAGGCCCTGATCGACCCGATGTCGCCGGCCCGCAAGCGGGAGATGTTCGACCTGCTGGTCCGCATGGGCTACAAGGAGATCGAGGTCGGCTTCCCCTCCTCGGGCCGGACCGACTTCGACTTCGTGCGCTCCATCATCGAGGGGGGCGCGATCCCCGAGGACGTGACGATCTCGGTGCTGACCCAGGCGCGCGAGGACCTGATCGAGCGGACGGTGGAGTCCCTGCGCGGCGCCCACCGCGCCACCGTCCACCTCTACAACGCCACCGCCCCCGTCTTCCGCCGCGTGGTCTTCCGCGGCAGCCGGGACGACGTGAAGCAGATCGCCGTGGACGGCACCCGCCTGGTGATGGAGTACGCCGAGAAGCTGCTGGGCGACGAGACCGTCTTCGGCTACCAGTACAGCCCGGAGATCTTCACCGACACCGAGCTGGACTTCGCCCTGGAGGTCTGCGAGGGGGTCATGGACGTCTGGCAGCCCGAGGAGGGCCGCGAGATCATCCTCAACCTGCCCGCCACCGTCGAGCGCTCCACCCCCTCCACCCACGCCGACCGCTTCGAGTGGATGTCGCGGAACCTGTCGCGGCGCGAGTTCGTCTGCCTGTCCACCCACCCCCACAACGACCGGGGCACCGCGGTGGCCGCCGCCGAGCTGGCGGTCATGGCCGGCGCCGACCGGGTGGAGGGCTGCCTGTTCGGACAGGGCGAGCGCACCGGCAACGTGGACCTGGTCACCCTGGGCATGAACCTGTTCTCCCAGGGCGTCGACCCGCAGATCGACTTCTCCGACATCGACGAGATCCGCCGCACCGCCGAGTACTGCAACCGGATGGAGGTCCACCCGCGCCACCCCTACGCGGGCGACCTGGTCTACACCGCCTTCTCCGGCTCCCACCAGGACGCCATCAAGAAGGGCTTCGAGGCGCTGGAGGCCGAGGCCGCCGCGGCCGGCAAGGCGGTCGAGGAGATCGAGTGGGCGGTGCCGTACCTGCCCATCGACCCCAAGGACGTGGGCCGTTCCTACGAGGCGGTCATCCGCGTCAACTCCCAGTCCGGCAAGGGCGGCGTCGCCTACGTCCTGAAGAACGACCACAAGCTGGACCTGCCGCGCCGGATGCAGATCGAGTTCTCCAAGATCATCCAGGCGAGGACCGACGCCGAGGGCGGCGAGATCACCCCCGCCCAGATCTGGGAGACCTTCCACGACGAGTACCTGCCCACCCCCGACAACCCCTGGGGCCGCATCCAACTGCGCGCCGGGCAGACCACCACCGACACCGACGGGGTGGACACCCTCACCGTCGAGGCCGCCGTGGACGGCACCGAGACCGTGCTCACCGGCAGCGGCAACGGCCCGATCTCCGCGTTCTTCGACGCCCTGGCCGGCATCGGCATCGACGCCCGCCTGCTGGACTACCAGGAGCACACCATGAGCGAGGGCGCCTCCGCGCGGGCCGCCTCGTACATCGAGTGCGCCATCGACGGCAAGGTGCTGTGGGGCATCGGCATCGACCCCAACACCACCCGCGCCTCCCTGAAGGCCATCGTCTCCGCCGTCAACCGCGCCTACCGCTGA
- the era gene encoding GTPase Era gives MAPMSDRSPSSRPETQSESAPHRAGFACFVGRPNAGKSTLTNALVGTKVAITSNRPQTTRHTVRGIVHRPDAQLVLVDTPGLHKPRTLLGERLNDVVRTTWAEVDVIGFCLPADQKIGPGDRFIAKELADLKRTPKVAVVTKTDLVDSKALAEQLLAVDRLGRELGIEWAEIVPVSATAGEQVGLLADLLVPLLPEGPRLYPDGDLTDEPEQVMVAELIREAALEGVRDELPHSIAVVVEEMTPREGRPADRPLLDVHANVFIERPSQKGIVIGPGGSRLKEVGTRSRKQIEALLGTPVYLDLHVKVAKDWQRDPRQLRRLGF, from the coding sequence ATGGCCCCCATGAGCGACCGTTCCCCCTCCTCACGACCCGAGACGCAGTCGGAGTCCGCGCCGCACCGCGCGGGCTTCGCCTGCTTCGTCGGCCGCCCCAACGCGGGCAAGTCGACGCTCACCAACGCCCTGGTGGGAACGAAGGTCGCGATCACCTCCAACCGCCCGCAGACCACCCGCCACACCGTCCGGGGCATCGTCCACCGCCCCGACGCGCAACTGGTGCTCGTGGACACCCCCGGGCTGCACAAGCCGCGCACCCTGCTCGGCGAGCGGCTCAACGACGTGGTGCGCACCACCTGGGCCGAGGTCGACGTGATCGGCTTCTGCCTGCCCGCCGACCAGAAGATCGGCCCCGGTGACCGGTTCATCGCCAAGGAGCTGGCCGACCTGAAGCGCACCCCCAAGGTCGCGGTCGTCACCAAGACCGATCTGGTGGACTCCAAGGCGTTGGCCGAACAGCTCCTCGCCGTCGACCGGCTCGGCAGGGAACTGGGCATCGAGTGGGCCGAGATCGTGCCCGTCTCGGCCACCGCCGGCGAACAGGTCGGCCTGCTCGCCGATCTGCTCGTCCCGCTGCTGCCCGAGGGGCCGCGGCTCTACCCGGACGGGGACCTGACCGACGAGCCCGAGCAGGTCATGGTCGCCGAGCTGATCCGCGAGGCCGCCCTGGAGGGCGTGCGCGACGAGCTGCCGCACTCCATCGCGGTGGTGGTCGAGGAGATGACACCGCGCGAGGGCCGGCCGGCCGACCGTCCGTTGCTGGACGTCCACGCCAACGTCTTCATCGAACGGCCCAGCCAGAAGGGCATCGTCATCGGGCCGGGGGGCAGCCGGCTGAAGGAGGTCGGCACCAGGTCCCGCAAGCAGATCGAGGCGCTGCTGGGCACGCCCGTCTACCTCGACCTGCACGTCAAGGTCGCCAAGGACTGGCAGCGCGACCCGAGGCAACTGCGCAGGCTCGGCTTCTAG
- a CDS encoding cytidine deaminase: MSEAADLDPEDRKIVTLARSARARNAVPEGAAVRDGTGRTYVAGTVALASLKLSALRTAVAMAVASGATSLEAAAVVSEAPSVPSADLAAVHDLGGPATPVLLAGPDGTVRSTVTAG, translated from the coding sequence ATGAGCGAAGCCGCCGACCTGGACCCCGAAGACCGCAAGATCGTCACCCTCGCCCGCAGCGCGCGGGCCCGCAACGCCGTCCCCGAGGGGGCGGCCGTACGGGACGGGACCGGGCGCACCTACGTCGCCGGGACCGTCGCGCTGGCCTCGCTCAAACTGAGCGCGCTGCGGACGGCCGTGGCGATGGCGGTGGCGTCCGGGGCCACCTCCCTGGAGGCCGCGGCCGTGGTCTCCGAAGCGCCCTCCGTCCCCTCCGCCGACCTGGCCGCCGTCCACGACCTGGGCGGGCCCGCCACCCCCGTGCTGCTCGCCGGCCCGGACGGCACGGTGCGCTCCACCGTCACCGCGGGCTGA
- the nhaA gene encoding Na+/H+ antiporter NhaA: MWTKRRGNPQSRPVRRAFPAQLSAPVRRFLATEAGSAGLLLAATVVALLWANSPWSGLYESLRATEAAFSLGGADLSMDLEHWVNDGLMALFFFVVGLEVRREFSLGELTDRRRAAVPVAAALGGMTLPVLLYLAIVPAGEAAGGWGVVIGTDTAFMLGALAVVGPRFATQLRVFLLTLTVIDDMVAVTVIGLVYSGSLHPPALLAMLVLGALLSLLSRLGVWRAAPYVLVVLALWLAAHRAGLHASIAGMLGGLLVAARAPAREAVEGAARRFHAFRQSPMAEVGRSARVELERAISVNERLQEVLHPWTGYVVVPLFALANAGVDLRGGVLVQALSSSVTWGVVAALVVGKSLGVTLASAAGVRLGLGRLPQGVGWGHVLGGATLSGIGFTVSLLVTGLAFDDRILRDEATVGVLIALLVAPVLGRLLFRVSAALGGKRDADLPRVLDRPVDVATDHVKGAPDAPLTLVEYGDFECPFCARATGVTRELRDRFGHDLRYVFRHLPLTDVHPHAELAARAAVAADAQGRFWEMHDLLFSHQDQLEFEDLVGYAAELGLDVEEFLRDLGDDRTAARVRADIAGAEASGARGTPTFFVGERRHVGPHDAQTLARALEESRGGPSGA; encoded by the coding sequence ATGTGGACCAAGCGGCGCGGAAACCCCCAGAGCCGGCCCGTCAGGCGTGCGTTCCCGGCCCAACTGTCCGCCCCCGTGCGCCGCTTCCTGGCGACGGAGGCGGGCAGCGCGGGCCTGCTCCTGGCCGCCACCGTGGTGGCCCTGCTCTGGGCCAACTCACCGTGGTCCGGTCTGTACGAGTCCCTCCGGGCCACGGAGGCGGCGTTCTCGCTCGGGGGCGCCGACCTGTCGATGGACCTCGAACACTGGGTGAACGACGGCCTGATGGCCCTGTTCTTCTTCGTGGTCGGCCTGGAGGTCCGACGCGAGTTCTCCCTCGGCGAGCTGACCGACCGGCGCCGCGCCGCCGTCCCGGTCGCCGCCGCGCTCGGCGGGATGACCCTTCCCGTGCTGCTGTACCTGGCGATCGTGCCCGCGGGCGAGGCCGCGGGGGGCTGGGGCGTCGTCATCGGCACCGACACGGCGTTCATGCTGGGCGCGCTCGCCGTGGTGGGCCCCCGGTTCGCGACGCAACTGCGGGTCTTCCTCCTGACCCTCACCGTCATCGACGACATGGTGGCCGTGACCGTGATCGGCCTGGTCTACTCCGGGTCCCTCCACCCACCGGCGCTCCTGGCCATGCTCGTCCTGGGCGCGCTGCTCTCGCTGCTGAGCCGCCTGGGCGTCTGGCGCGCCGCCCCGTACGTCCTCGTCGTCCTGGCGCTGTGGCTCGCCGCCCACCGGGCGGGTCTCCACGCGTCCATCGCCGGTATGCTCGGCGGCCTCCTGGTCGCCGCCCGCGCCCCCGCCCGTGAGGCGGTCGAGGGGGCGGCCCGGCGCTTCCACGCCTTCCGGCAGTCCCCCATGGCCGAGGTGGGCCGGTCGGCCCGGGTGGAGCTGGAGCGGGCGATCTCGGTCAACGAGCGGTTGCAGGAGGTGCTGCACCCCTGGACCGGCTATGTCGTCGTCCCGCTGTTCGCCCTGGCCAACGCCGGTGTGGACCTGCGTGGCGGCGTCCTCGTCCAGGCGCTGTCGTCGTCGGTCACCTGGGGCGTGGTCGCGGCGTTGGTGGTGGGGAAGTCCCTGGGCGTGACGCTGGCCTCCGCCGCGGGCGTACGGCTGGGGCTCGGAAGGCTGCCCCAGGGGGTCGGCTGGGGCCACGTCCTCGGGGGCGCCACCCTCTCCGGCATCGGGTTCACGGTCTCGCTGCTGGTGACCGGCCTGGCCTTCGACGACCGGATCCTCCGCGACGAGGCGACCGTCGGCGTGCTGATCGCGCTGCTCGTCGCGCCCGTCCTCGGACGGCTGCTGTTCCGGGTGTCCGCCGCGCTCGGCGGGAAGAGGGACGCGGACCTGCCGCGGGTCCTCGACCGACCGGTGGACGTGGCGACGGACCACGTCAAGGGAGCCCCGGACGCCCCGCTCACCCTCGTGGAGTACGGCGACTTCGAGTGCCCGTTCTGCGCGCGCGCCACGGGTGTCACACGCGAGCTGCGGGACCGCTTCGGCCACGACCTGAGGTACGTCTTCCGGCACCTGCCGCTCACCGACGTGCATCCGCACGCCGAACTCGCCGCCCGTGCGGCGGTCGCCGCCGACGCCCAGGGGCGCTTCTGGGAGATGCACGACCTGCTCTTCTCGCACCAGGACCAACTGGAGTTCGAGGACCTCGTGGGCTACGCCGCCGAGCTCGGCCTCGACGTGGAGGAGTTCCTCCGGGATCTCGGCGACGACAGGACGGCGGCCCGGGTGCGCGCCGACATCGCCGGCGCCGAGGCCAGTGGCGCGCGCGGCACACCGACCTTCTTCGTCGGCGAGAGGCGGCACGTCGGGCCGCACGACGCGCAGACGCTCGCACGGGCGCTGGAGGAGTCCCGCGGCGGTCCGTCCGGGGCGTAG
- a CDS encoding pirin family protein: MSGPVGAIDAPPALADTGHPTAPCVEVSDSREARVGRFRVRRALPRRGRRTVGAWCFADHMGPADVTEDSGLDIGPHPHIGLQTVTWLTDGQVLHRDSLGTEQVIKPGGLNLMTAGGGVSHAEEATGHYRGTLEGIQLWVALPDATRHGPAAFEHHTELPRADLDHGAGAATVLVGEFGGLLGPARHDTPLVGIDLDLRRSATVPLRPGFEYAVVVLEGEVGVHGEPLRPGRSGYLGEGRDEVRLDVREPARAMLLGGEPFPEPILMWWNFVARTRAEIDAAHASWAAGDDRFGRVRSALPPIPTEAPYWQRATGNR; this comes from the coding sequence ATGAGTGGACCGGTCGGCGCGATCGACGCGCCCCCCGCCCTGGCCGACACCGGCCACCCCACGGCGCCGTGCGTGGAGGTGAGCGACAGCCGCGAGGCGCGGGTGGGGAGGTTCCGGGTGCGCCGCGCGCTACCGCGCCGGGGACGGCGCACGGTCGGCGCCTGGTGCTTCGCCGACCACATGGGGCCCGCCGACGTCACCGAGGACAGCGGCCTGGACATCGGTCCGCATCCGCACATCGGCCTCCAGACCGTCACCTGGCTCACCGACGGGCAGGTGCTGCACCGCGACAGCCTCGGAACCGAGCAGGTGATCAAGCCCGGCGGGCTCAACCTGATGACCGCCGGCGGCGGCGTCTCCCACGCCGAGGAGGCCACCGGCCACTACCGCGGCACCCTGGAGGGCATCCAACTGTGGGTCGCGCTGCCCGACGCCACCCGACACGGCCCGGCGGCGTTCGAGCACCACACCGAGCTCCCCCGCGCCGACCTCGACCACGGCGCGGGCGCGGCGACCGTGTTGGTCGGGGAGTTCGGCGGCCTGCTCGGCCCGGCCCGGCACGACACCCCGTTGGTCGGGATCGACCTCGACCTGCGCCGGTCCGCCACCGTGCCGTTGCGGCCCGGGTTCGAGTACGCGGTGGTGGTCCTCGAAGGAGAGGTCGGTGTCCACGGCGAGCCGTTGCGTCCGGGCAGGTCGGGCTATCTCGGCGAAGGCCGCGACGAGGTCCGCCTGGATGTGCGCGAACCGGCCCGCGCGATGCTGCTCGGCGGCGAACCGTTCCCCGAGCCGATCCTCATGTGGTGGAACTTCGTCGCCCGCACCCGCGCCGAGATCGACGCCGCCCACGCCTCCTGGGCGGCGGGGGACGATCGCTTCGGCCGCGTGCGCTCCGCCCTGCCGCCCATCCCCACCGAGGCCCCGTACTGGCAGCGGGCGACGGGGAACCGGTGA
- a CDS encoding ATP-binding protein: MASESPSSHLLFGPRARTSLHAPYEFRMRFGPTPRGARLARRLVAVRLDEWGFPHDGDTARAACLLVAELAANAVVHGRVPGRDFAVRVALSSPPSRPTLRVEVTDPRGESRPPTAPAAPDPTDESGRGLLLVAALADRWGVREREPGPAPGKTVWAELDLR; the protein is encoded by the coding sequence ATGGCATCCGAATCCCCCTCAAGCCACCTCCTGTTCGGGCCCCGGGCCCGTACCTCCCTCCACGCCCCGTACGAGTTCCGGATGCGGTTCGGCCCGACCCCGCGCGGTGCGCGGCTCGCGCGGCGGCTGGTCGCGGTGCGGCTCGACGAGTGGGGTTTCCCCCACGACGGCGACACCGCCCGGGCGGCCTGTCTGCTGGTGGCCGAACTGGCCGCCAACGCCGTCGTCCACGGACGCGTGCCCGGCCGGGACTTCGCCGTCCGCGTCGCCCTCTCCTCCCCGCCCTCGCGTCCGACCCTCCGCGTCGAGGTCACCGATCCCCGTGGCGAGAGCCGTCCGCCCACCGCTCCCGCCGCTCCCGACCCCACCGACGAGTCCGGTCGCGGGCTCCTCCTGGTGGCCGCCCTCGCGGACCGTTGGGGCGTCCGCGAGCGGGAGCCGGGCCCGGCGCCCGGCAAGACCGTCTGGGCGGAGCTGGACCTGCGGTGA